From Azospirillum sp. TSA2s, a single genomic window includes:
- a CDS encoding isovaleryl-CoA dehydrogenase — translation MLSNQYPSLNFDLGESADMLRDSVRSFAANEIAPRAAEIDHSNEFPNELWRKMGDLGILGVTVEEEYGGAGMGYLEHVVAMEEVSRASASVGLSYGAHSNLCVNQIRKNGNEEQKRRYLPKLISGEHIGALAMSEPNAGSDVVSMKLRAEKKGDRYVLNGTKMWITNGPDADTLVIYAKTDINAGPRGITAFLVEKGFKGFSVAQKLDKLGMRGSNTGELVFEDCEVPEENILGGVGRGVNVLMSGLDYERAVLSGGPLGIMQACMDVVIPYVHDRKQFGQSIGEFQLMQGKLADMYTIMNAAKAYVYAVCKACDRGETTRKDAAAAILFSAEKATWMALEAIQTLGGNGYINEYPTGRLLRDAKLYEIGAGTSEIRRMLIGRELFKETA, via the coding sequence ATGCTGTCCAACCAGTACCCCAGCCTGAATTTCGACCTCGGCGAGTCAGCCGACATGCTGCGCGATTCGGTGCGGAGCTTCGCCGCCAACGAGATCGCCCCCCGCGCCGCCGAGATCGACCACAGCAACGAGTTCCCGAACGAGCTGTGGCGCAAGATGGGCGACCTCGGCATCCTCGGCGTGACGGTCGAGGAGGAATACGGCGGCGCCGGCATGGGCTATCTGGAGCATGTCGTGGCGATGGAGGAGGTGTCGCGCGCCTCGGCCTCCGTCGGCCTCAGCTACGGCGCCCATTCGAACCTCTGCGTCAACCAGATCCGCAAGAACGGCAACGAGGAGCAGAAGCGCCGCTATCTGCCCAAGCTGATTTCCGGCGAGCATATCGGCGCGCTGGCGATGTCGGAGCCGAACGCCGGGTCGGACGTGGTGTCGATGAAGCTGCGGGCCGAGAAGAAGGGCGACCGCTACGTCCTGAACGGCACCAAGATGTGGATCACCAACGGCCCCGACGCCGACACGCTGGTGATCTACGCCAAGACCGACATCAACGCCGGCCCGCGCGGCATCACCGCCTTCCTGGTGGAGAAGGGCTTCAAGGGCTTCTCGGTGGCGCAGAAGCTGGACAAGCTGGGCATGCGCGGCTCCAACACCGGCGAGCTGGTGTTCGAGGATTGCGAGGTGCCGGAGGAGAACATCCTGGGCGGCGTCGGCCGCGGCGTGAACGTGCTGATGTCGGGGCTGGATTACGAGCGCGCGGTGCTGTCCGGCGGCCCGCTCGGCATCATGCAGGCCTGCATGGACGTGGTGATCCCCTATGTCCACGACCGCAAGCAGTTCGGCCAGTCGATCGGCGAGTTCCAGCTGATGCAGGGCAAGCTGGCCGACATGTACACCATCATGAACGCCGCCAAGGCCTATGTGTACGCCGTCTGCAAGGCCTGCGACCGTGGCGAGACCACCCGCAAGGATGCCGCCGCCGCCATCCTGTTTTCCGCCGAAAAGGCGACCTGGATGGCGCTGGAGGCCATTCAAACGCTGGGGGGCAACGGCTACATCAATGAATACCCGACCGGCCGCCTGCTGCGCGACGCCAAGCTCTATGAGATCGGCGCCGGCACCAGCGAGATCCGCCGCATGCTGATCGGGCGCGAACTGTTCAAAGAGACCGCGTAA
- a CDS encoding bile acid:sodium symporter family protein, whose protein sequence is MIRVPRPNMDGFTMALVATVGLATVLPVEGQAAQGVHWLAEAAIALLFFLHGARLPREEVVAGMAHWRLHLLIFSLTFVAFPLIGWAVVETLPHSLLPPALAIGVQFLCLLPSTVQSSIAFTSMARGNVAAAVCSSTLSNISGILMTPLLVALFLKVQGTALSLDTLQTIAAQLLLPFVAGQLLRRWVGAWAARHKTMLRFTDRGSILLVVYLAFSEAVVNGLWHQVPPAALGVVVLIDGAILALFLIGTTLLSRRLGFSRADEAVIVFCGSKKSLVSGVPMAGVLFAPATAGLVLLPVMVFHQIQLMVGAILARRYADESAAKDEARDALPATS, encoded by the coding sequence ATGATTCGCGTGCCTCGCCCGAACATGGACGGCTTCACCATGGCGCTGGTGGCGACCGTCGGGCTGGCGACCGTGCTGCCGGTGGAGGGCCAAGCCGCCCAGGGCGTGCACTGGCTGGCGGAGGCAGCGATCGCGCTGCTGTTCTTCCTGCACGGCGCCCGACTGCCGCGGGAAGAGGTGGTGGCGGGCATGGCGCATTGGCGCCTGCATCTGCTGATCTTCAGCCTGACCTTCGTCGCCTTCCCGCTGATCGGCTGGGCGGTGGTGGAAACGCTGCCGCACAGCCTGTTGCCGCCGGCCCTGGCGATCGGGGTGCAGTTCCTCTGCCTGCTGCCCTCCACCGTCCAGTCCTCGATCGCCTTCACCTCGATGGCGCGGGGCAATGTGGCGGCGGCGGTGTGCAGTTCCACCCTGTCCAACATCTCCGGCATCTTGATGACGCCGCTGCTGGTGGCGCTGTTCCTGAAGGTGCAGGGCACGGCGTTGTCGCTCGACACGCTGCAGACCATCGCGGCGCAGCTTCTGCTGCCCTTCGTCGCCGGCCAGCTTCTGCGGCGCTGGGTCGGCGCCTGGGCGGCGCGGCACAAGACGATGCTGCGCTTCACCGACCGCGGCTCGATCCTGCTGGTCGTCTATCTCGCCTTCAGCGAGGCGGTGGTGAACGGCCTCTGGCATCAGGTGCCGCCGGCCGCGCTGGGCGTGGTGGTGCTGATCGACGGTGCCATCCTGGCGCTGTTCCTGATCGGCACGACGCTGCTCAGCCGCCGCCTGGGCTTCTCCCGCGCCGACGAGGCGGTGATCGTCTTCTGCGGCTCCAAGAAGTCGCTGGTCAGCGGCGTGCCGATGGCCGGCGTCCTGTTCGCCCCGGCCACCGCCGGTCTGGTGCTGCTGCCGGTGATGGTGTTCCACCAGATCCAGCTGATGGTCGGCGCCATCCTGGCCCGCCGCTACGCCGATGAGAGCGCGGCCAAGGACGAGGCGAGAGACGCCCTTCCGGCGACCTCGTAA
- a CDS encoding 6,7-dimethyl-8-ribityllumazine synthase produces the protein MSNIGIVLGRFHRKEVEEMLDEARTVAARRGLGIVAEVWVPGSMEKPLAIKRLLMRDDVAGAVALGIIERGETEHGNVMGHAVISSLIDLQLQFMKPVGVGILGPGINPSQIPPRIRPYAAAAVDACADLIEQG, from the coding sequence GTGAGCAACATCGGCATCGTGCTCGGACGGTTCCACCGCAAAGAGGTGGAAGAGATGCTGGACGAGGCGCGCACCGTCGCCGCCCGCCGCGGCCTCGGCATCGTCGCGGAGGTCTGGGTTCCCGGTTCGATGGAAAAGCCGCTGGCGATCAAGCGCCTGCTGATGCGCGACGACGTCGCCGGCGCCGTGGCGCTGGGCATCATCGAGCGGGGCGAGACCGAGCACGGCAACGTGATGGGCCATGCCGTCATCTCCAGCCTGATCGACCTGCAGCTCCAGTTCATGAAGCCGGTCGGCGTCGGCATCCTCGGGCCGGGCATCAACCCGTCGCAGATCCCGCCGCGCATCCGCCCCTACGCCGCCGCCGCGGTGGACGCCTGCGCCGACCTGATCGAGCAGGGCTGA
- a CDS encoding PAS domain-containing protein, with amino-acid sequence MTKQQSVPDESAGNRMEGGRVGHAQSTSGPDAKLLARLAELERENARLQIALSTACTGCDDLLTVTALNEDLRTAFTALERSRAAHADSERRLRAILDSATGHAILTLSPAGRVTSWNPGAVRILGWTEEEARGQPVDILFPPEEVAAGVPDALRVRALAEGRVQEERAFRRRDGAAVWGALTILPLQGDEEGFLWILHDRSDERRMEEAIADARRRATDILDSIDEALVALDCDYRVIYQNRRAEQLDHQPLSAMRGRRLWEVWPQFVGSDLEALCRKTMTERQPTSIEKRFDGEGTTLWLEIRYLPTAEGVGCFFRDITTRKRAEEEARASHERAVKILESISDAFYAVDHDWRFTYINRKAEQLWGRSRDTLLGRCLWEVFPQAVGSESLEAQKQAAREGREMTIEVMSPVLGDWVEVNIFPSTDGLSVYFRDITARRQAQQALLQAKESAEAADLAKGKFLAAASHDLRQPLQALLLFVDVLKPYVQGSQGANALMHLGRGLDALKELLDSLLDMSRLDAGVVQPNIETVPVAPLFEHIAASYRPVAAAKGLELHVSSCSAAARTDRTLLTRMVRNLVENALRYTESGRIDIECRRAGARLLIEVRDTGIGIPPDHLERIWEEFHQVGNPERDRNRGLGLGLAIVRRLSQLLNHPVDVQSTPGQGTSFVIALPLGRTIEAPATAAEAATTGRGRFAVVVDDDAIVLLGLETIFREWGYEVLVAGSAQKAVEGLSRMGRRPDLIVADYRLREGQFGTDAVARIRALYGDPGKPPVPGLILTGETGPDCERDAAAHGLGIIHKPVTPRQLSHALGELLGGT; translated from the coding sequence ATGACCAAGCAGCAGTCTGTCCCGGACGAGTCCGCCGGCAACCGAATGGAAGGCGGGCGGGTCGGGCATGCCCAATCGACCTCCGGGCCGGACGCAAAACTGCTGGCGCGGCTGGCGGAGCTGGAGCGCGAGAATGCCCGGCTGCAGATCGCGCTGTCCACCGCCTGCACCGGCTGCGACGATCTGCTGACGGTCACCGCGCTGAACGAAGATCTGCGCACCGCCTTCACCGCGCTGGAGCGCAGCCGCGCCGCCCATGCCGACAGCGAAAGGCGGCTGCGCGCCATCCTGGACAGCGCCACCGGCCACGCCATCCTGACCCTGTCGCCGGCCGGCCGGGTGACCAGCTGGAATCCCGGCGCCGTCCGCATCCTGGGCTGGACGGAGGAGGAGGCGCGGGGACAGCCGGTCGACATCCTGTTTCCGCCGGAAGAGGTCGCCGCGGGTGTGCCCGACGCGCTGCGGGTGCGTGCGCTGGCCGAGGGCCGCGTCCAGGAGGAGCGCGCCTTCCGTCGTCGCGACGGCGCTGCTGTCTGGGGGGCGCTGACCATCCTGCCGCTCCAGGGCGACGAGGAGGGGTTCCTGTGGATCCTGCATGACCGCTCCGACGAGCGGCGGATGGAGGAGGCCATCGCCGACGCGCGCCGGCGCGCCACCGACATCCTGGACAGCATCGACGAGGCGCTGGTGGCGCTGGACTGCGACTATCGCGTCATCTACCAGAACCGCCGCGCCGAACAGCTCGACCACCAGCCGCTGTCGGCGATGCGCGGCCGACGCCTGTGGGAGGTGTGGCCGCAGTTCGTCGGGTCGGATCTGGAGGCGCTGTGCCGCAAGACGATGACGGAGCGTCAGCCGACCAGCATCGAAAAGCGCTTCGACGGCGAAGGCACCACCCTGTGGCTGGAAATCCGCTACCTGCCGACGGCGGAAGGGGTGGGCTGCTTCTTCCGCGACATCACCACGCGCAAGCGGGCGGAGGAGGAGGCCCGCGCCTCGCACGAGCGGGCGGTGAAGATTCTGGAGAGCATCAGCGACGCCTTCTATGCCGTCGATCACGACTGGCGCTTCACCTACATCAACCGCAAGGCCGAACAGCTCTGGGGCCGGTCACGCGACACCCTGCTGGGCCGCTGCCTCTGGGAAGTCTTTCCTCAGGCGGTGGGCAGCGAGTCGCTGGAGGCGCAGAAGCAGGCGGCGCGCGAAGGGCGGGAGATGACCATCGAGGTGATGTCTCCCGTGCTGGGCGACTGGGTGGAGGTCAACATCTTTCCCAGCACCGACGGTCTTTCGGTCTATTTCCGCGACATCACCGCCCGGCGGCAGGCACAGCAGGCGCTGTTGCAGGCGAAGGAGTCGGCGGAGGCGGCCGACCTCGCCAAGGGGAAGTTCCTGGCCGCGGCCAGCCACGACCTGCGCCAGCCGCTGCAGGCGCTGCTGCTGTTCGTCGACGTGCTGAAGCCCTATGTGCAGGGCAGCCAGGGCGCCAACGCGCTGATGCATCTGGGACGCGGGCTGGACGCGCTGAAGGAACTGCTGGACAGCCTGCTCGACATGTCGCGGCTTGATGCCGGCGTGGTCCAGCCGAACATCGAGACCGTGCCGGTCGCCCCGCTGTTCGAGCACATCGCCGCATCGTACCGGCCGGTGGCGGCGGCGAAGGGGTTGGAGCTGCATGTCTCCTCCTGCAGCGCCGCCGCCCGCACCGACCGCACGCTGCTGACCCGCATGGTGCGCAATCTGGTGGAGAACGCCCTGCGCTATACCGAGAGCGGGCGTATCGACATCGAATGCCGCCGGGCCGGCGCGCGGCTGCTGATCGAGGTGCGCGACACCGGGATCGGCATCCCGCCCGACCATCTGGAGCGCATCTGGGAGGAGTTCCACCAGGTCGGCAACCCGGAGCGCGACCGCAACCGCGGCCTGGGGCTGGGGCTTGCCATCGTGCGGCGGCTGTCCCAGCTGCTGAACCATCCGGTGGATGTCCAGTCCACGCCGGGGCAGGGGACCAGCTTCGTCATCGCCCTGCCGCTCGGCCGCACCATCGAGGCGCCGGCGACCGCGGCGGAAGCGGCGACGACCGGGCGCGGGCGCTTCGCCGTGGTGGTCGACGACGACGCCATCGTGCTGCTGGGGCTGGAGACGATCTTCCGCGAATGGGGGTACGAGGTGCTGGTCGCCGGCTCCGCCCAGAAGGCGGTGGAGGGGTTGAGCCGGATGGGCCGGCGCCCCGACCTGATCGTCGCCGACTACCGCCTGCGCGAAGGGCAGTTCGGGACCGACGCGGTCGCCCGCATCCGCGCGCTGTATGGCGATCCCGGCAAGCCCCCTGTCCCCGGCCTGATCCTGACCGGCGAGACCGGCCCCGACTGCGAACGCGACGCCGCCGCCCATGGGCTGGGCATCATCCACAAGCCGGTGACCCCGCGCCAGTTGAGCCACGCGCTGGGCGAGCTGCTCGGGGGGACGTGA
- a CDS encoding LysR family transcriptional regulator, with product MRGLNLDQLITFATVVEHGGFTEAAGRLGLTQPAVSMQIRNLEERFGVRLVERVGKRALPTAAGRDLLPFIRRLREEMEAAAVAMGRHRAGQVGRVRIGTGATACIYRLPPILTALRSAHPGLEIIVVTGNTPDILDAVEGGSLDLALVTLPAGRPGLSIEPVCAEELVCVGPRGGPGDGARSPAPAVAPAALADQTLILYERGGTMRAVIDGWFMAGGIQPRPAMELGNVEAIKNLVAAGLGRSVLPSVTVESPQDCDRFAVQPLTPPLIRKLGLVLRRDKVLDAGVRAMVKAITDMR from the coding sequence ATGCGTGGCCTGAATCTCGACCAGCTCATCACCTTCGCCACCGTCGTCGAGCATGGCGGCTTCACCGAGGCGGCCGGCCGTCTCGGCCTGACCCAGCCGGCGGTCAGCATGCAGATCCGCAATCTGGAGGAGCGCTTCGGCGTGCGGCTGGTGGAGCGGGTGGGCAAACGGGCCTTGCCGACCGCGGCCGGGCGTGACCTGCTGCCCTTCATCCGCCGGCTGCGCGAGGAGATGGAGGCGGCAGCGGTCGCCATGGGCCGTCACCGCGCCGGGCAGGTTGGGCGCGTGCGCATCGGCACCGGCGCCACCGCCTGCATCTACCGCCTGCCGCCGATCCTGACGGCGCTGCGCAGTGCCCATCCGGGGCTGGAGATCATCGTCGTCACCGGCAACACGCCGGACATCCTGGACGCGGTGGAGGGCGGCTCGCTCGATCTGGCGCTGGTCACCCTGCCGGCCGGCCGTCCCGGCCTGTCCATCGAACCGGTCTGTGCCGAGGAGCTGGTCTGTGTCGGCCCCAGAGGTGGCCCCGGCGACGGCGCCCGGTCTCCGGCGCCGGCGGTCGCCCCGGCGGCGCTGGCCGACCAGACGCTGATCCTGTACGAGCGCGGCGGGACCATGCGCGCGGTGATCGACGGCTGGTTCATGGCCGGCGGCATCCAGCCGCGCCCGGCGATGGAACTGGGCAATGTGGAGGCGATCAAGAACCTCGTCGCCGCCGGGCTGGGCCGGTCGGTCCTGCCGTCGGTCACCGTCGAAAGTCCGCAGGATTGCGACCGCTTCGCAGTTCAACCTCTGACGCCGCCGTTGATCCGCAAGTTAGGGTTGGTGTTGCGGCGTGACAAAGTACTCGATGCGGGCGTGCGAGCGATGGTGAAGGCAATCACCGATATGCGGTAA
- a CDS encoding MFS transporter — MTTAAIPAPADHPAPRQTWLVLLCASRFATSLSFMVYAGALGPAMQAWGMSAGEAGSIQTAFNVGYALSLVGSSWFADSLGAKRVFLWASWATALTGLAFAFFARSAESGLLLFALVGLTQGGTYAPSIMLVAQGVPAARRGAAVGWLLAAGSLGYFGSIALAAGLSERFGYEAAFIACGLGPLLAALLGTPGLRGRANLVAGGGARRLRGAFRFLADRRSLLLTVGYTTHCWELLGMWAWLPAFLTASLAGSGGAGVRGLWIAAAIHISGFLSSLLMGRASDRLGRRLVLVAMGVLGAACSFTIGWMDGMPLALVLAVAALYGFSALGDSPVLSTAMTESVEPGSLGAALAVRSILGFGAGGAAPLAVGLVLDHAGGTAEAMGGSGWGWGFALLGVGGGLATVCALLLPADRPQRS; from the coding sequence ATGACGACCGCCGCCATCCCCGCTCCTGCCGACCACCCAGCCCCTCGCCAAACCTGGCTCGTGCTGCTGTGCGCCAGCCGCTTCGCCACCTCGCTGTCCTTCATGGTCTATGCCGGCGCGCTCGGGCCGGCGATGCAGGCCTGGGGCATGTCGGCGGGGGAAGCCGGGTCGATCCAGACCGCCTTCAACGTCGGCTACGCGCTGTCGCTGGTCGGATCCTCCTGGTTCGCCGACAGCCTGGGCGCCAAGCGCGTCTTCCTGTGGGCCAGTTGGGCGACGGCGCTAACCGGCCTCGCCTTCGCCTTCTTCGCCCGCTCGGCGGAAAGCGGGCTGCTGCTGTTCGCGCTGGTCGGGCTGACCCAGGGCGGCACCTATGCCCCCTCCATCATGCTGGTGGCGCAGGGCGTGCCGGCGGCGCGGCGCGGCGCGGCGGTGGGCTGGCTGCTGGCGGCGGGGTCGCTCGGCTATTTCGGCTCCATCGCGCTCGCCGCCGGCCTGTCGGAGCGCTTCGGCTACGAAGCGGCCTTCATCGCCTGCGGGCTGGGGCCGCTGCTGGCGGCGCTGCTCGGCACGCCGGGACTGCGTGGCCGGGCCAATCTGGTGGCCGGCGGCGGAGCGCGGCGGCTGCGCGGCGCCTTCCGCTTCCTGGCGGACCGCCGCTCCCTCCTGCTGACCGTGGGCTACACCACCCATTGCTGGGAGCTGCTGGGCATGTGGGCGTGGCTGCCCGCCTTCCTGACCGCCAGCCTCGCCGGTTCCGGCGGCGCCGGGGTTCGCGGGCTGTGGATCGCCGCGGCCATCCACATCTCGGGCTTCCTGTCCTCGCTGCTGATGGGCCGCGCGTCCGACCGGCTGGGCCGCCGGCTGGTGCTGGTGGCGATGGGCGTGCTGGGCGCGGCCTGTTCCTTCACCATCGGCTGGATGGACGGGATGCCGCTGGCGCTCGTGCTGGCGGTGGCGGCGCTCTACGGCTTTTCCGCGCTGGGCGATTCGCCGGTGCTGTCGACGGCGATGACGGAATCGGTCGAGCCGGGCAGCCTGGGGGCGGCGCTCGCCGTGCGCTCCATCCTCGGCTTCGGCGCCGGCGGTGCGGCGCCGCTGGCGGTCGGTCTGGTGCTCGACCATGCCGGCGGCACGGCAGAAGCCATGGGCGGTTCCGGCTGGGGCTGGGGTTTCGCGCTTCTCGGCGTCGGCGGCGGGTTGGCGACCGTCTGCGCCCTTCTTCTTCCCGCCGACCGTCCTCAACGGAGCTGA
- a CDS encoding GNAT family N-acetyltransferase, whose amino-acid sequence MPAITVRASADADIPAITALYAHHVLYGTASFEEVPPDEAEMARRRADILARGLPYLVAECEGRLAGYAYAGPYRTRSAYRFTLENSVYVAEDMGRRGIGRALMVPLLEMCEAAGYRRMIAAIGDSANHGSIGLHSACGFRPVGILPAVGFKFGRWLDGVLMERPLGEGSDSLPVERPARP is encoded by the coding sequence ATGCCTGCCATAACCGTGCGGGCGTCCGCCGACGCCGACATTCCCGCCATCACCGCGCTCTACGCCCACCATGTGCTGTACGGCACCGCCTCCTTCGAAGAGGTCCCGCCGGACGAGGCGGAGATGGCGCGGCGCCGTGCCGACATCCTGGCCCGCGGCCTGCCCTATCTGGTGGCGGAGTGCGAGGGGCGGCTGGCCGGCTACGCCTATGCCGGACCGTACCGCACGCGCAGCGCCTACCGCTTCACGCTGGAGAACTCGGTCTATGTCGCCGAGGACATGGGCCGGCGCGGCATCGGCCGGGCGCTGATGGTCCCGCTGCTGGAGATGTGCGAGGCGGCGGGCTACCGCCGGATGATCGCGGCGATCGGCGACAGCGCCAACCACGGCTCGATCGGCCTGCACAGCGCCTGCGGCTTCCGTCCCGTCGGCATCCTGCCGGCGGTGGGCTTCAAGTTCGGCCGCTGGCTCGACGGCGTGCTGATGGAACGCCCGCTGGGCGAGGGAAGCGACAGCCTGCCGGTCGAGCGGCCGGCACGTCCCTGA
- a CDS encoding AraC family transcriptional regulator, with protein sequence MAASLRFPDGVSPTGPWQYWRASGSGIVELGIVRGQEVSLPPHFHDEDQLTFVLSGRRRFVMPDRLCEIGPGEGLRIPAGTPHRSLAESADVVGLNIYTLPDAYMAAELFTGLAQLWRPQGGIGWRELPAMIEEYRCDPAMSQLPLDVAGVCWEKVGEAARLAGMSREGFSRRFRRLHGMPPQMFRLTGRLNEARSLLRVGQPLADVAAETGFSDQSHLGRCFRRAFGVTPGQYRRGVLTAP encoded by the coding sequence ATGGCGGCATCGCTTCGGTTCCCTGACGGCGTGAGTCCGACCGGTCCCTGGCAGTATTGGCGGGCGTCCGGCAGTGGAATTGTCGAGCTCGGCATCGTCCGCGGACAGGAAGTATCGCTGCCGCCGCATTTCCATGACGAAGACCAACTGACCTTTGTCCTGTCCGGACGGCGACGTTTCGTGATGCCTGACAGACTGTGCGAGATCGGGCCGGGGGAGGGACTGAGGATCCCGGCGGGGACGCCGCACCGGTCGCTGGCCGAATCGGCGGATGTCGTCGGCCTCAACATCTACACCTTGCCGGATGCCTACATGGCTGCGGAGCTATTTACAGGACTGGCCCAGCTATGGCGACCGCAGGGAGGCATCGGCTGGCGGGAGCTCCCCGCAATGATCGAGGAGTATCGGTGCGATCCGGCCATGTCGCAGCTTCCCTTGGACGTCGCCGGCGTCTGTTGGGAAAAGGTGGGCGAGGCGGCCCGTCTGGCCGGGATGAGCCGCGAAGGCTTCTCGCGCCGGTTCCGCCGCCTGCACGGCATGCCGCCGCAGATGTTCCGGCTAACGGGAAGGCTGAACGAGGCACGCAGCCTGCTGCGTGTCGGGCAGCCGCTTGCGGATGTGGCGGCGGAGACCGGCTTTTCCGACCAAAGCCATCTCGGCCGCTGTTTCCGGCGCGCCTTCGGCGTCACGCCCGGTCAGTACCGCCGCGGCGTCCTGACTGCACCGTAA
- a CDS encoding DMT family transporter, with amino-acid sequence MTAALSAASYLLVIGAGVSVALQQILNANLRTGLGSPWWAGFVSYFVGMLAMLAVALTAPGPRLADGVGGVTSWLSWSGGLFGALFIGTAILMVPRLGATTVLALIVVGQMLGSLAFDHFGLFGLPQHPVSLTRLAGAGSLILGVILIRF; translated from the coding sequence ATGACCGCCGCCTTGTCCGCAGCCTCATACCTCCTGGTCATCGGCGCAGGTGTCAGCGTCGCCCTGCAACAGATCCTGAACGCCAACCTGCGGACTGGATTGGGATCGCCCTGGTGGGCCGGATTTGTCAGCTATTTCGTCGGCATGCTGGCGATGCTGGCGGTGGCGCTGACCGCCCCCGGTCCCCGGCTGGCCGACGGCGTCGGCGGAGTCACCTCCTGGCTGTCCTGGTCCGGCGGCCTGTTCGGCGCGCTGTTCATCGGAACTGCCATCCTGATGGTTCCGCGCTTGGGGGCTACGACCGTCCTCGCTCTTATCGTCGTCGGCCAGATGCTCGGCTCGCTGGCCTTCGACCATTTCGGTCTGTTCGGGTTGCCGCAGCACCCGGTCAGCCTCACCCGTCTGGCCGGTGCCGGGTCGCTGATCCTGGGCGTCATCCTGATCCGGTTCTGA